In Sphingobacterium sp. lm-10, one DNA window encodes the following:
- a CDS encoding Maf family protein, with product MIFIEKLKDTPIILGSQSPRRQELLRRLDLDFTVEIPEVDEYIDTTLTPEEIVSAIAAAKLTAFSADVYRDRLVIVADTLVADEHGTMLGKPADVAEAKAVLARLSGREHAVYTGVTLALRGRVHQFVERTAVWFVKLEEEEIDYYVANYNPMDKAGSYGIQEWIGRIAVERIDGSYENVMGLPTARLYSELKQFLS from the coding sequence ATGATATTTATCGAAAAATTAAAAGATACTCCTATTATATTAGGCTCTCAATCTCCGAGAAGGCAAGAATTACTACGAAGGTTAGACCTGGATTTCACGGTGGAGATTCCGGAGGTGGACGAGTATATCGACACCACGCTTACTCCGGAAGAAATTGTTTCTGCCATTGCGGCGGCTAAATTGACAGCCTTTTCTGCCGATGTGTATCGGGATCGGTTAGTCATTGTTGCCGATACGCTTGTCGCTGATGAGCACGGCACTATGCTAGGTAAACCGGCAGACGTGGCGGAAGCAAAAGCGGTACTTGCTAGATTATCTGGGCGCGAACATGCGGTGTATACGGGTGTTACTTTAGCATTGCGCGGGCGCGTACACCAGTTTGTGGAGCGCACTGCTGTATGGTTCGTAAAGCTGGAAGAAGAAGAGATTGATTACTATGTAGCCAACTACAACCCAATGGATAAAGCGGGGTCTTATGGTATTCAAGAGTGGATTGGTCGCATTGCCGTTGAGCGTATTGATGGTTCTTATGAGAATGTGATGGGGCTGCCAACAGCTCGTTTATATAGTGAACTCAAGCAATTTCTTTCTTAA
- a CDS encoding HAD-IIIA family hydrolase, with the protein MILRDFQHIKVVVLDVDGVLTDGTILVTEDGDQLRTFHVRDGFAIQAAVQAGIQIFVISGGSSSGVEKRLRALGIEHIHLGVVDKRALFLQLCEQFAIDRQCVLYMGDDIPDMEAMLQVGLPVCPKDAAEEIKAISRYMSPSCGGQGAVRDVLEKVLKTQNKWPVSSALKSI; encoded by the coding sequence ATGATTTTGAGAGATTTTCAACACATTAAAGTCGTTGTGCTGGATGTGGACGGCGTGCTAACCGATGGGACTATTTTAGTGACCGAAGATGGAGATCAGCTCCGTACGTTTCACGTGCGAGACGGGTTTGCTATTCAGGCAGCTGTGCAGGCAGGTATTCAAATTTTCGTCATTAGTGGAGGTAGTTCTAGTGGTGTGGAAAAACGACTACGTGCGTTGGGTATAGAACATATCCATCTTGGAGTGGTGGATAAAAGAGCCTTATTTTTGCAGTTATGTGAGCAGTTTGCTATTGATCGCCAATGTGTGCTATATATGGGAGATGATATTCCAGACATGGAAGCGATGTTGCAGGTAGGTCTGCCGGTATGTCCAAAAGATGCTGCGGAAGAGATCAAGGCGATAAGTCGGTATATGTCTCCGAGCTGCGGTGGGCAGGGAGCTGTTCGCGATGTGTTGGAAAAAGTATTGAAAACTCAAAACAAATGGCCTGTATCATCCGCATTAAAAAGTATATAA
- the floA gene encoding flotillin-like protein FloA (flotillin-like protein involved in membrane lipid rafts), giving the protein MGSEIQIVLIIVGAVVALFLLLYLLPVNLWFTAQLSNVKISLLNLVLMRLRKVPPALISNAMIISTKAGLRITTNEIETHYLAGGNVNKVIKALISADKANIPLDFKLATAIDLAGRDVFDAVQLSVNPNVINTPPVAAVAKDGIQLIAKARVTVRANINQLVGGAGEETILARVGEGIVTTIGSSIDHKHVLENPDRISKTVLSKGLDSGTAFEILSIDIADIDIGENVGAKLQTDQAEADLKVANARAEERRAMAVANEQEMRAKAQEARAKVIEAEAQVPLAMAEAFRSGNLGIMDYYKMQNIQADTDMRTSISKPGESNKK; this is encoded by the coding sequence ATGGGATCTGAAATACAAATTGTTTTGATCATCGTAGGAGCAGTAGTTGCACTATTTTTGTTACTATATCTTTTGCCGGTCAACTTGTGGTTTACGGCACAATTATCCAACGTAAAAATAAGCTTATTAAACTTGGTGCTCATGCGTTTACGGAAAGTGCCGCCAGCACTTATTTCTAATGCGATGATTATTTCCACAAAAGCGGGTTTAAGAATTACCACTAATGAGATTGAGACACATTACTTGGCTGGAGGAAACGTAAATAAGGTGATTAAAGCCTTGATCTCGGCTGATAAAGCCAATATACCATTGGATTTCAAGTTGGCCACAGCCATTGATTTGGCAGGTAGAGATGTGTTTGATGCGGTGCAGTTATCTGTAAATCCGAATGTAATCAACACACCGCCAGTGGCTGCAGTAGCCAAAGATGGTATCCAACTGATTGCGAAGGCTCGTGTTACTGTTCGTGCTAATATTAATCAGCTCGTTGGTGGTGCAGGCGAAGAAACTATTCTAGCGCGAGTAGGAGAGGGTATTGTAACGACTATCGGTTCATCTATCGATCATAAGCACGTACTGGAAAATCCAGATCGTATTTCTAAGACGGTATTGTCCAAGGGATTGGATTCGGGTACTGCCTTTGAGATCTTATCCATTGATATTGCCGATATTGATATTGGTGAAAACGTAGGTGCCAAATTGCAAACAGACCAAGCTGAGGCCGATTTGAAGGTGGCCAATGCTCGAGCAGAAGAGCGTCGTGCGATGGCCGTAGCCAATGAGCAGGAGATGCGTGCCAAAGCACAGGAGGCGAGAGCCAAGGTGATTGAAGCCGAGGCACAAGTGCCTTTGGCTATGGCCGAAGCATTCCGTAGTGGGAACCTCGGTATTATGGATTACTATAAAATGCAAAACATACAGGCGGATACTGACATGCGTACATCTATATCCAAACCTGGCGAATCCAACAAGAAATAG
- a CDS encoding response regulator: protein MRRHQILKIQFLTGVITAYAILIGAFIYYLNRQNDYAKNTMHFSEVFREKSDILSSFENELLNINRLKSDFITRGSSHSIVQINEFAQRAHGYLNDFVQENPIYDASLPEIKNLRDLLKQVSHLDSLQPLLENKTLEEKIFILAGEEQDIRNTCDQIIAAIFQLEKAKVEQEAKSLSDAIHIVLPLGIVALLAVLYVLYSTYKISEDLRLYAREQKHIKAELTHANKRFEGINWVLERTNKIYDELIGIDKLTDIGSIALQNIMRSMGQSFYAGAIYVKDDQSNTFIRTSTLGFEEAHTVASFEAGQGILGMAVQHGSQTLYEADDAQHIKLYTTFIDRINPQIVLVPIALDLDVIGLLELAVKSDPENLERTTEYLSRATRTIASAIQSGHHHAVVQKLLVTTQKQAEELGTQQEELRMTNEELVYKTNLLESSEEELRVQQEELSQSNNELNAKALELEHRNEDLKKAQKDIELKIAEVEQASMYKSEFMANMSHELRTPLNSILILAKLLQDNKLQNLTDDQRKYASVIYSAGSDLLELINQLLDLAKIESGKVDMMVDKINTSALVQNMENLFKQTATSKNIQFNIKAPDFPAHFISDESRLEQVLRNFLSNAFKFTNPNGKIDLELTQSDEQLHFSVKDSGKGIPEEKRQLIFEAFRQEDGSTSRKYGGTGLGLSISREIALLLGGTISLESELDKGSIFTLTIPFEESRVEGKQYLPTAIVQQSQEPISPEITELAEDVGKARTILIVEDDINFAHILKDFAEQYTFHVLLAHDGAEGLEMAKTHLPDAIILDVMLPISDGWKVLSALKSDPVTQIIPVHMMSAANFNQRDTLEKGAIGFLSKPVSKKDIERVFSNIIINIDKDVKKVLLVEDQEVMSYFIKNTFAEQNINILQAFTKKSALEKLQTEENIDCIILDISLPDGSGLDLLEQIKEDVALKHIPVIINTAQELTVEQTERIARYTKSMIHKDGKSTNRLIDEVNLFLNKINDADYQPIRNIKKLDNAAYTGLNNLQGKRVLVVDDDMRNVFALTTALKEHDLQIEIANNGQEALDLIYDENNAFDIVLMDIMMPEMDGYEAIEHIRSNRKYAKLPIIAVTAKAMKGDHEKLIELGANDYVSKPIDIRKLIALMQVWLS from the coding sequence ATGAGAAGGCATCAAATTTTGAAGATACAGTTTTTAACTGGTGTCATTACTGCCTACGCCATTTTGATTGGCGCATTTATCTATTACCTAAATAGACAAAATGATTATGCTAAAAATACCATGCATTTCAGCGAGGTATTTCGTGAAAAATCCGATATCTTAAGCAGCTTTGAGAATGAATTGTTGAATATAAATCGCTTGAAATCTGATTTTATTACGCGAGGTTCATCTCATAGCATCGTGCAGATCAACGAGTTTGCACAGAGAGCACACGGCTATCTTAATGACTTTGTGCAAGAAAATCCGATTTATGACGCGAGCTTACCAGAGATAAAAAATCTGAGAGATCTGCTGAAGCAGGTCAGCCATCTAGATTCGCTGCAACCCTTGTTAGAAAATAAGACGCTCGAAGAAAAGATCTTTATACTCGCTGGTGAAGAGCAAGATATTCGCAATACCTGTGATCAGATCATTGCGGCAATTTTCCAACTAGAGAAAGCGAAAGTCGAGCAAGAGGCAAAATCACTGAGTGATGCGATTCATATCGTGCTTCCACTAGGAATAGTAGCCTTACTGGCTGTCTTATATGTACTATACAGCACTTACAAAATTAGTGAAGACCTGCGCTTATATGCTAGAGAACAAAAACATATTAAAGCAGAGTTAACACATGCCAACAAACGCTTCGAAGGCATCAATTGGGTTCTCGAACGGACCAATAAAATATACGATGAACTAATTGGCATTGATAAACTAACAGATATTGGCAGTATTGCGCTTCAAAATATCATGCGCTCCATGGGGCAATCTTTTTATGCTGGAGCAATTTACGTTAAAGACGATCAGAGTAATACCTTTATACGAACCTCCACCTTGGGTTTTGAGGAGGCACATACAGTTGCCAGTTTTGAAGCGGGACAAGGCATCTTGGGGATGGCCGTACAACATGGCTCGCAGACACTTTATGAAGCGGATGATGCACAGCATATAAAGCTCTATACTACCTTTATCGACCGGATCAATCCTCAGATTGTTTTGGTACCGATTGCCCTTGATTTGGATGTGATTGGCTTACTTGAGTTAGCCGTAAAATCGGATCCAGAAAACCTAGAACGAACAACGGAATACCTCAGTCGAGCAACGCGAACGATTGCATCCGCTATCCAATCCGGACACCACCATGCTGTGGTACAAAAACTACTCGTTACCACACAAAAGCAGGCGGAGGAGTTGGGTACGCAGCAAGAAGAATTAAGAATGACTAACGAAGAGTTGGTGTACAAGACCAATCTCTTAGAATCTTCGGAGGAAGAATTGCGCGTACAACAGGAAGAGCTCTCTCAATCAAACAATGAGTTGAATGCGAAAGCGCTGGAACTAGAACACCGTAACGAGGATCTTAAAAAAGCACAAAAAGACATCGAATTAAAAATAGCGGAAGTAGAGCAAGCCAGCATGTACAAGTCGGAATTCATGGCCAACATGAGCCATGAACTACGTACACCGCTGAATAGCATATTGATTCTCGCAAAGCTACTGCAGGATAATAAGCTTCAAAATCTGACAGACGATCAGCGCAAATATGCTTCTGTGATCTACAGTGCCGGATCCGATCTGTTAGAATTGATCAATCAATTGCTAGACCTGGCTAAAATAGAATCAGGCAAGGTGGATATGATGGTTGATAAAATCAACACCTCCGCACTGGTACAAAACATGGAAAACTTATTTAAGCAGACCGCTACATCGAAGAATATTCAATTCAATATAAAAGCACCTGATTTTCCTGCACACTTCATCTCCGACGAATCCCGTTTGGAGCAGGTACTCCGCAACTTTTTGTCTAATGCCTTCAAATTCACCAACCCGAATGGGAAAATTGATCTTGAGCTGACCCAAAGTGACGAACAACTGCATTTTTCTGTGAAAGATTCCGGCAAGGGAATTCCTGAAGAGAAAAGGCAACTTATCTTCGAGGCCTTCCGGCAAGAAGATGGTTCCACTAGTAGAAAATATGGTGGAACAGGACTTGGATTGTCCATTAGCCGTGAAATTGCTTTACTGCTCGGGGGAACTATTAGTTTAGAAAGCGAGCTTGATAAAGGTAGTATTTTTACCCTCACGATTCCATTCGAAGAATCTCGGGTAGAGGGAAAGCAATACCTACCAACCGCTATCGTTCAGCAATCCCAAGAGCCCATTAGTCCCGAGATCACAGAGCTTGCGGAAGATGTAGGGAAGGCACGTACGATTTTGATTGTGGAAGACGATATTAACTTTGCCCATATTTTGAAAGACTTCGCAGAGCAATACACCTTCCACGTATTGTTGGCTCATGATGGTGCCGAAGGTTTAGAGATGGCCAAAACCCATCTTCCAGATGCAATTATTCTGGATGTGATGTTGCCGATTTCTGATGGATGGAAAGTACTAAGCGCACTCAAGTCCGATCCAGTCACCCAAATCATCCCGGTACACATGATGTCTGCCGCCAACTTCAATCAACGTGATACATTGGAGAAAGGTGCTATCGGTTTTCTTTCAAAACCAGTATCCAAGAAAGACATCGAAAGGGTATTTTCCAATATTATTATCAACATTGACAAAGATGTAAAAAAAGTGCTCCTGGTAGAAGACCAAGAGGTAATGAGCTACTTCATCAAAAACACTTTTGCCGAGCAAAACATCAATATACTGCAAGCATTTACCAAGAAATCTGCTTTAGAAAAATTACAAACAGAAGAAAATATTGATTGTATCATTTTAGATATTTCTCTTCCTGACGGATCTGGATTGGATTTGCTGGAACAGATTAAAGAAGACGTGGCGCTTAAACACATACCCGTAATCATCAATACCGCACAAGAATTGACGGTCGAACAGACCGAACGCATTGCACGCTACACGAAATCGATGATCCATAAAGATGGCAAATCGACAAACCGGCTTATTGATGAAGTCAACTTGTTTTTAAATAAGATTAACGATGCCGACTACCAGCCGATCAGAAATATTAAAAAATTGGACAATGCGGCGTATACAGGTCTTAATAACCTTCAAGGAAAACGTGTCTTAGTGGTTGATGATGATATGCGCAATGTGTTTGCACTAACTACCGCACTAAAGGAGCACGATCTACAGATTGAAATCGCCAACAACGGCCAAGAGGCCTTGGATTTGATTTATGATGAAAATAACGCATTTGATATCGTGTTGATGGACATTATGATGCCTGAAATGGATGGCTATGAAGCCATCGAACACATCAGGAGCAATCGTAAATACGCGAAGTTGCCTATTATAGCGGTAACTGCCAAAGCAATGAAGGGCGATCACGAAAAATTGATAGAACTTGGGGCTAACGATTATGTGAGCAAGCCAATAGATATTCGTAAACTAATAGCGCTGATGCAGGTATGGTTAAGTTAG
- a CDS encoding protein-glutamate O-methyltransferase CheR produces the protein MVKLDGESSHISFEEIEEIIVLLKQVSGFDLSGYTRSSLKRRMERIMGLDNMDFIDLKNALTNVSGFQTYLMHEITVNVTEMFRDPEFYHELNSSVISYLRTFPRVKVWSAGCSSGEEAYSLAILLSENKLYDRSFIYGTDVNSAIIETARKGIFPLQKIKTYTENFNRFNGESSFGHYYTVKYDMAIMSNILRKNILFSTHNLATDAVFNEFQLITCRNVLIYFDLDLQHRVFQLLYDSLSPFGFLCLGTKESLIKHDIKDKFRVVSRKYNIYQKIK, from the coding sequence ATGGTTAAGTTAGATGGCGAATCTTCTCACATATCATTTGAGGAGATAGAGGAAATAATCGTATTGCTAAAACAGGTTTCTGGATTTGACCTTTCTGGATACACTCGTTCATCTCTTAAAAGGCGAATGGAGCGTATTATGGGCTTGGATAACATGGACTTCATTGACCTCAAAAATGCTCTCACCAATGTATCCGGTTTTCAGACCTACTTGATGCATGAGATCACGGTAAACGTTACGGAGATGTTTAGAGACCCCGAATTTTATCATGAACTCAACTCATCGGTGATCTCCTACCTACGTACTTTTCCTAGAGTAAAGGTTTGGAGCGCGGGCTGTTCTAGTGGAGAAGAAGCCTATTCCTTGGCAATTTTGCTTTCAGAAAACAAATTATATGACCGCTCTTTTATTTATGGTACAGACGTAAACTCTGCCATTATTGAGACTGCGAGGAAAGGGATTTTTCCGTTACAGAAAATCAAAACTTATACCGAAAATTTCAATCGATTTAATGGAGAGAGTTCTTTTGGTCACTACTACACGGTTAAATATGATATGGCTATCATGTCCAATATCTTACGTAAAAACATCTTGTTTTCCACTCATAATCTAGCGACCGATGCTGTCTTCAACGAGTTTCAATTGATCACCTGTAGAAATGTCTTGATCTATTTTGACCTCGACTTGCAACACCGGGTATTCCAGTTGCTTTACGATTCATTATCTCCTTTCGGCTTTCTCTGTCTGGGTACAAAAGAAAGTTTGATAAAGCACGACATTAAAGACAAATTCCGGGTGGTAAGTCGGAAATACAACATATACCAAAAAATCAAATAA
- a CDS encoding response regulator, whose product MKKINLLILDDREENIISLRALLEELEGIHIIALTDPNEALKVCWHHDITIAMVDVQMPQMNGFEFVSLLKSNPKTSHIMAIMVTAISKEDRYLLEGLRSGAVDYLYKPLNPEITRAKVKSFVDQVRLQEEVKQKKMALELSGKELLLAKEEAEHARKSKEIFLANMSHEIRTPINGIMSVIHVLKTSPLNSEQLEWLSILDNASQSLLVIINDILDLSRIDSGKFKIEMEDFSLTKFIDNMDRMFKLKADHKDLRFVIEKQGDLPENVVFDALRLQQIITNFISNSLKFTEQGTVTFLIKLMEIGPKGYRIRFTVIDTGVGIRPDHLPKIFQPFEQGDGAITKRYGGTGLGLAIVKRLAELLNGEVGSESDLGKGSSFYFEAWLQKSEAIQTQKPNEPYINFPKLNGVHILVAEDNELNAFMLAHMLKAWGCEVDIVKNGQEALDFVQQTTYDLILMDTHMPIMSGFDAIKAIKAMDDPEKNSMPIITISASVLAHEQAAAYEVGARYVIVKPFDPIDLYSKIASLVQQNKTENLL is encoded by the coding sequence ATGAAAAAAATTAATCTACTTATTCTAGACGATCGGGAAGAAAATATTATTAGTCTTCGTGCTTTGTTAGAAGAGTTGGAAGGCATACATATTATAGCGCTCACCGACCCCAACGAGGCGTTAAAGGTTTGTTGGCACCACGATATTACCATTGCGATGGTAGATGTACAAATGCCACAGATGAATGGTTTCGAGTTTGTATCCTTACTTAAATCCAATCCCAAGACCAGCCACATCATGGCCATCATGGTTACAGCTATCTCGAAAGAAGATCGTTACCTTCTGGAAGGCCTGCGAAGTGGCGCTGTTGACTATTTATATAAGCCGCTGAATCCTGAAATTACGCGCGCCAAAGTGAAATCTTTTGTAGATCAAGTCCGCTTGCAGGAAGAGGTAAAGCAAAAAAAAATGGCGCTGGAACTTTCCGGAAAGGAGCTATTGCTTGCCAAGGAAGAAGCAGAACACGCTAGGAAATCTAAAGAGATTTTTCTGGCTAATATGAGTCACGAAATACGGACACCCATTAATGGCATCATGAGCGTGATTCATGTGTTGAAAACCTCACCATTGAATAGTGAGCAACTGGAATGGTTGAGTATTTTGGACAATGCTTCTCAGTCTTTACTGGTGATTATCAATGACATTCTGGATCTTTCTCGTATCGACTCTGGAAAGTTTAAGATCGAAATGGAAGACTTCTCGCTCACGAAGTTTATAGATAATATGGACCGCATGTTTAAACTTAAAGCGGATCATAAAGACCTTAGATTTGTCATAGAGAAGCAAGGAGATTTGCCCGAAAACGTCGTATTTGATGCCCTACGGTTACAGCAAATTATTACCAATTTTATTTCTAATAGCCTCAAATTTACGGAGCAGGGCACGGTTACCTTCCTCATTAAGCTAATGGAAATTGGCCCAAAAGGATACCGTATTCGCTTTACAGTAATCGACACCGGTGTCGGCATTCGTCCAGATCATCTTCCGAAGATATTTCAACCTTTCGAACAAGGCGATGGCGCAATCACCAAACGATATGGCGGTACAGGACTTGGACTGGCCATCGTTAAGCGCCTTGCCGAGCTATTGAATGGAGAAGTTGGATCCGAGAGTGATCTCGGTAAAGGTTCTAGTTTTTATTTTGAAGCATGGCTTCAGAAAAGCGAGGCCATACAGACTCAAAAGCCTAATGAACCTTACATCAATTTTCCAAAATTGAATGGTGTACATATCCTGGTAGCCGAAGATAATGAGCTGAACGCGTTTATGCTTGCCCACATGCTCAAAGCTTGGGGGTGCGAAGTAGACATCGTTAAGAATGGACAGGAGGCTTTGGATTTTGTACAGCAGACCACCTATGACTTGATCTTGATGGATACTCACATGCCGATCATGAGTGGTTTCGATGCTATTAAAGCTATTAAAGCAATGGATGATCCGGAAAAAAATAGCATGCCCATTATCACGATATCTGCTTCAGTACTGGCGCATGAGCAAGCGGCAGCTTACGAGGTGGGCGCACGCTATGTGATTGTTAAACCATTTGATCCAATCGACTTATACAGTAAGATCGCTAGTTTGGTACAGCAAAACAAGACAGAGAATTTACTTTAG
- a CDS encoding azurin: MKKLFIAPIAALAFGLASCGGNTDSDKKDNTPSEEAAPVSEAATVPGIENVELSNSWTVQGNDQMKFDVNLIRVKAGEPVEITLKNVGELPIESMGHNLVVLKSGVDIPTFGGEAAGAPDNDYIPKSSLSSIVAHTKLLGPGQEDKISFTLEPGVYPYICSFPGHFGIMQGKIVAE, translated from the coding sequence ATGAAAAAATTATTTATTGCCCCTATCGCAGCATTAGCATTTGGCTTAGCATCTTGTGGAGGCAACACTGATTCAGACAAAAAAGATAATACTCCTTCTGAAGAAGCGGCTCCTGTTTCAGAAGCGGCAACAGTACCTGGCATTGAAAACGTGGAACTATCTAACAGTTGGACTGTTCAAGGCAATGATCAAATGAAATTTGATGTTAATTTGATTCGTGTAAAAGCCGGTGAGCCTGTTGAGATTACGTTAAAAAATGTAGGCGAATTGCCGATCGAATCAATGGGACATAATCTTGTTGTTTTGAAATCGGGTGTAGATATCCCTACGTTTGGCGGTGAAGCGGCTGGTGCGCCAGATAACGATTACATTCCAAAATCGTCTCTAAGCTCCATCGTAGCACATACAAAACTATTAGGCCCAGGACAGGAAGACAAGATTAGCTTCACCCTAGAGCCTGGAGTGTATCCATATATTTGTAGCTTCCCAGGTCATTTCGGGATCATGCAAGGAAAAATCGTCGCTGAGTAG
- the lpdA gene encoding dihydrolipoyl dehydrogenase codes for MQYDVIVIGSGPGGYVAAIRCAQLGLKTAVIEKYSTFGGTCLNVGCIPSKALLDTSEHYHNAAHNFADHGISLDSLKIDVKKMIDRKNDVISQNTAGITYLFKKNKIDSFEGLGSFVDKNTIKIEKEGADAQEIKGKNIIIATGSKPTALPFLPIDKKRIITSTEALQLEEIPKSLIVIGGGVIGLELGSVYARLGSKVSVVEYAKSIIPTMDASLGKELQRVLKKHLGFEFFLGHKVTGATTKGDEVTVTAEDAKGKEVSFQGDYCIVAVGRTAYTEGLGLDKIGIETEERGNKIPVNEHLETSVEGVYAIGDVIKGAMLAHKAEDEGIFVAERIAGQKPHIDYNAIPGVVYTWPEVAAVGQTEEQLKEAGKKYKTGSFSFKASGRAKASGDTDGFVKVLADAETDEVLGVHMIGPRAADMIAEAVMALEYRASAEDIGRICHAHPTYTEAFKEAALAATDNRAIHA; via the coding sequence ATGCAGTATGACGTAATTGTAATCGGAAGTGGGCCAGGCGGCTATGTAGCTGCTATCCGTTGCGCTCAACTCGGACTAAAAACCGCTGTTATTGAAAAATACAGCACCTTTGGTGGAACCTGTCTTAATGTAGGCTGTATCCCCTCCAAAGCCTTATTGGACACATCAGAGCACTATCATAATGCCGCACACAATTTTGCGGATCACGGCATCAGCCTAGACAGCTTGAAAATCGACGTCAAAAAGATGATCGATCGCAAAAATGATGTGATTTCGCAAAACACCGCCGGAATTACTTACTTATTCAAGAAAAATAAGATTGATAGCTTCGAGGGCTTAGGTTCCTTCGTGGATAAAAACACGATTAAAATTGAAAAAGAAGGTGCAGATGCACAAGAGATAAAAGGGAAGAATATCATCATCGCGACCGGCTCAAAACCAACTGCTTTGCCGTTCCTACCTATCGACAAGAAGCGAATCATTACATCTACCGAAGCTTTACAACTAGAAGAAATTCCGAAAAGCCTGATCGTTATTGGCGGCGGCGTTATCGGATTGGAGTTGGGATCGGTATACGCACGCCTAGGCTCGAAGGTTTCTGTCGTAGAGTATGCGAAATCTATCATCCCTACTATGGATGCTTCCTTAGGTAAAGAATTACAACGTGTGTTGAAAAAACATCTTGGGTTTGAGTTTTTCCTAGGGCATAAAGTTACGGGTGCCACCACTAAAGGTGATGAGGTTACCGTAACCGCAGAAGATGCAAAAGGCAAAGAAGTATCTTTCCAAGGTGATTACTGCATCGTAGCTGTAGGTCGTACAGCTTATACAGAGGGCTTAGGCTTAGATAAGATTGGTATCGAGACCGAAGAGCGTGGCAACAAAATTCCGGTAAATGAGCATTTGGAGACTTCTGTAGAAGGCGTATATGCTATCGGCGATGTCATTAAAGGTGCCATGCTAGCGCACAAAGCAGAAGATGAAGGTATTTTTGTAGCAGAACGCATTGCAGGACAAAAACCACATATTGATTACAACGCCATTCCGGGTGTAGTATACACTTGGCCAGAAGTAGCCGCTGTCGGACAGACAGAGGAGCAACTGAAGGAAGCCGGCAAGAAATATAAAACAGGAAGCTTTTCATTCAAAGCATCAGGCCGCGCAAAAGCATCGGGCGATACAGATGGCTTTGTGAAAGTATTAGCAGATGCGGAGACCGATGAAGTTTTAGGCGTACACATGATTGGTCCTCGCGCAGCAGATATGATTGCAGAAGCAGTAATGGCATTGGAATATCGTGCCTCAGCAGAGGATATCGGTCGTATTTGTCATGCGCACCCTACGTACACCGAAGCCTTTAAGGAAGCTGCATTGGCCGCTACAGACAATCGAGCAATACACGCTTAG
- a CDS encoding hotdog domain-containing protein, with translation MNFYTRKWIKPEDLNPNGSLFGGTLLRWIDEEAVIYAIVQLGNPNIVTKYISEINFVSSARTGDIIEMGIEAIDFGRTSLTMRCEVRNKITRKTILSIDKLVFVNLNEEGTPTPHGKTEIHYNYLGIEPDKRD, from the coding sequence ATGAATTTTTACACCCGAAAATGGATTAAACCCGAAGACCTCAATCCCAACGGATCTCTTTTTGGAGGCACACTACTTCGTTGGATCGATGAAGAAGCAGTAATATATGCCATCGTTCAGTTAGGCAATCCAAACATCGTGACCAAATACATTTCCGAGATTAACTTCGTCAGTTCAGCTCGTACCGGAGACATCATCGAGATGGGCATCGAGGCGATTGATTTTGGTAGAACATCGTTGACGATGCGCTGCGAGGTTCGCAATAAGATCACTCGCAAAACTATTCTTTCCATTGATAAACTGGTATTCGTTAATCTAAATGAGGAGGGGACACCTACGCCGCATGGCAAAACAGAAATTCACTATAATTATTTGGGAATAGAGCCTGACAAAAGGGATTAA